The Thermodesulfobacteriota bacterium genome includes a window with the following:
- the coaBC gene encoding bifunctional phosphopantothenoylcysteine decarboxylase/phosphopantothenate--cysteine ligase CoaBC: protein MSIIKEKNVIVGVTGGIAAYKSCELVRGLVKKSAGVQVVMTKNATEFITPLTLQTLSGNKVAINTFDLEWESEIGHITLADSADLMVVAPATASFIGKVANGIADSLLSTIILATKAPIILCPAMNVNMYENPAVQENLEKLKDRGFIIMEPGEGELACGWEGKGRLPDIDVILSEIEKTLTPDDMTDEKVLVTAGATREFIDSVRYISNPSSGKMGYAIAKEALNRGAEVVLISGKTSL, encoded by the coding sequence ATGTCTATCATAAAAGAAAAAAATGTAATTGTAGGGGTAACAGGCGGCATAGCGGCTTATAAGTCTTGCGAGCTTGTCAGAGGTCTAGTCAAGAAAAGCGCTGGCGTTCAGGTAGTAATGACTAAGAACGCTACTGAGTTTATTACCCCTCTCACGCTCCAAACGCTATCCGGCAACAAAGTAGCAATAAATACCTTTGACCTTGAGTGGGAATCTGAAATTGGTCATATCACTCTGGCGGACAGCGCGGACCTAATGGTTGTAGCACCTGCTACGGCTAGTTTTATAGGGAAAGTTGCTAACGGTATTGCTGACAGTCTCTTATCTACAATAATCCTTGCCACCAAAGCGCCTATCATACTTTGCCCTGCAATGAATGTGAATATGTACGAAAACCCTGCAGTTCAGGAGAACTTAGAAAAGTTAAAAGACCGAGGATTTATAATTATGGAGCCGGGCGAAGGCGAGCTGGCTTGCGGTTGGGAAGGAAAAGGCAGACTGCCAGACATAGATGTAATACTTTCTGAGATAGAAAAGACCCTCACACCTGATGATATGACAGATGAAAAAGTGCTTGTTACGGCTGGCGCAACTAGGGAATTCATTGACTCAGTTAGATATATCTCAAATCCTTCAAGCGGTAAAATGGGCTATGCAATTGCCAAGGAAGCGTTAAATAGAGGGGCCGAAGTGGTTCTTATTTCAGGTAAAACGAGCCTATG
- a CDS encoding MarR family transcriptional regulator gives MSTDVNKSNQLSKEKIMEGRGCAGFNLKMATRAVQNYFDKAYRKIGLEGTQYTVLSHIYVVGPIPLSKLAELMYVDRTTLGRNLKPLEKRELIEIKAGKDKREKLIAITENGKEVLAKALPVWKQTHEQIKTILGIDNWESMLENLRTLTTELKEK, from the coding sequence ATGTCAACAGATGTTAATAAGTCAAATCAATTATCGAAAGAGAAAATTATGGAGGGCCGAGGCTGCGCGGGGTTTAATCTCAAAATGGCAACTAGAGCAGTTCAGAACTACTTTGATAAAGCTTATAGAAAAATCGGATTAGAGGGCACTCAATATACAGTGCTTTCCCACATTTATGTAGTAGGGCCAATACCTCTATCTAAACTTGCTGAATTGATGTACGTAGACAGAACTACACTAGGACGAAATTTAAAGCCTCTTGAGAAAAGGGAGTTAATTGAGATTAAAGCAGGAAAAGACAAAAGAGAAAAACTGATCGCAATTACAGAAAATGGTAAAGAAGTCTTAGCTAAAGCACTACCGGTTTGGAAGCAAACACACGAACAAATAAAAACAATATTGGGTATTGATAACTGGGAATCAATGCTAGAAAACCTTAGGACACTTACCACGGAGCTTAAAGAGAAATAA
- a CDS encoding efflux RND transporter periplasmic adaptor subunit, with protein sequence MANTNTLAVSTLIAEQVPEYKITQSYVGEVESARMSRIGFEISGMLEEIAFDEGDSVNKAQVMATLDTDRLKARRAELVATRDQAKANLELAQITRQRTKEALDLNAVSFQEYDEADKSYKAQKASLEQAKSAVKTLDVDIEKSKLKAPFDSVISKRYLDEGEVIQPGQEVFEILERASPEVRIGLATSMIDGIKVGDPIEIKVNGKSYDSKVKTVLPIRGQNTRTVDVILSVENDFKDIRQGDIASVNIEKLVSKNGFWLPLTALTESSRGLWSCYVAIPLGDVDSVKGATHRLERRELELLHQEFEMVYVQGTISDGDIIVSEGIQRLVPDLLVKINNSTSASGGAE encoded by the coding sequence TTGGCGAATACCAACACTTTGGCAGTTTCCACCTTGATTGCAGAGCAAGTCCCTGAGTACAAAATCACTCAGAGCTATGTAGGAGAAGTTGAGTCTGCACGGATGAGTAGAATAGGCTTTGAGATTAGCGGCATGCTGGAAGAAATAGCATTTGATGAGGGGGACTCTGTTAACAAAGCTCAGGTTATGGCAACCCTCGACACTGACCGCCTTAAAGCCCGGCGTGCAGAACTTGTGGCAACAAGAGATCAGGCAAAAGCCAATCTTGAGCTAGCACAGATTACGAGACAGAGAACAAAGGAAGCACTTGATCTAAATGCTGTTTCATTTCAGGAATATGATGAGGCGGATAAGAGTTATAAAGCCCAGAAAGCTTCGTTGGAGCAGGCAAAATCCGCAGTCAAAACTCTTGATGTAGATATAGAGAAATCAAAACTAAAAGCCCCTTTTGATTCTGTTATTTCAAAGAGGTATTTAGATGAGGGAGAAGTTATTCAACCTGGTCAAGAGGTTTTTGAAATTCTGGAACGTGCGAGTCCTGAGGTCAGAATTGGACTTGCTACATCTATGATTGACGGAATTAAAGTCGGGGATCCTATAGAAATAAAAGTAAATGGTAAATCTTATGATTCTAAAGTAAAGACAGTTCTGCCTATAAGGGGACAGAATACAAGAACGGTGGATGTAATACTCTCTGTAGAAAACGACTTTAAAGATATAAGACAAGGTGATATTGCATCTGTGAATATTGAAAAACTGGTATCAAAAAATGGTTTTTGGCTACCGCTAACTGCACTCACAGAGAGCTCAAGGGGGCTTTGGTCCTGCTATGTAGCTATTCCTCTTGGTGATGTTGACTCTGTAAAAGGTGCAACACACAGACTTGAGCGTCGGGAGCTTGAACTGTTACACCAAGAATTCGAGATGGTCTATGTGCAAGGAACTATTAGCGATGGAGATATAATAGTTTCTGAAGGAATACAGCGTCTTGTGCCCGATCTGCTTGTTAAAATTAACAATTCCACCTCAGCTAGTGGAGGTGCCGAGTGA
- a CDS encoding efflux RND transporter permease subunit, whose protein sequence is MSTLFLRNKYLLVLSIVIILVAGVSAIISLPRLEDPRITNRNPLVITVVPGASAERVETLVTEKIEEELKEVSEIKDVESTSQAGISLVSIELKDEVTTEDNEEIFSKIRDKLSDAVVNFPKEARLPIFDDKRGPIAFTLILGITWTHDTDPKLGVLNRLAEDLADRLRNVSGTELVRIYGEPTEEITVTVDQDELSKLGLSTVDVSSKIAQADSKVPAGLLRSENTDLFMEVQGELDSLSRIGEVPLMTNGASSVLKIGDVAQIDRNWQDPPSEIALADGNRTVFVGVRMSDDIRVDKWAKIAKAQIDDFTSTIGSGIEIETVFDQSIYTNEKLSQLGGNLIAGALVIMAVIFFIMGWRSSLIIGSALPLVAASVLFIMILRGGALHQMSIFGMIIALGLLIDNAIIVVDEVNSYLQNGYKALEAVRLTVNHLFAPLLASTLTTVLAFMPILLLPGNAGDFVGSIGGSVIMAIIASYLISLTIIVSLAGIFAKAPGKNQKRRWWKNGYQNEHLSSSAKKWLLKGMKKPVFAIMVAFILPVLGFILSTQLGNEFFPPVDRNMFEVKVWMPPESSILNTKKQAQEIEKVVREFEGVENVNWLIGGSFPMVYYNLIMNKDDTPFYAHSIITTDSSNTTKKLIPKIQRELDSRFPAAQVVVRQFGQGPPIEADIQIRLYGPNIKMLQDLGEELRLEFQSHPDVLHTQMSMPRGKPKLWVEANEDEASIAGFSLTDLALQLEGNQEGITGGSVLENLEELPVRIRYSNERRGDFSYTGSTNYVSPSGEIVPLNAIGKLTLKPALGGITRFDGIRMNKVEAYTKNGALPIDVTFEVLDRIESEGFTLPPGYSYELGGAVEQDSEAVGNLAIYAPILVTMMIAILILTFRSVSLALVLLVVALMSIGLGQLSTWMIGFPVSFNTILGTLGLIGIAINDSIVVLAAIRGNPVARAGDPEAVVEVVMGCLRHVISTTLTTMGGFLPLLIFVGGEFWPSLAIVLVGGIAGATILAVLFIPGAYILLNRKKQVLVPEAA, encoded by the coding sequence GTGAGCACCCTATTTCTTCGCAACAAATACCTTTTAGTACTCTCGATAGTAATAATCCTGGTCGCAGGCGTCTCAGCGATTATTTCACTCCCCCGCTTGGAGGATCCTAGAATTACAAATCGCAATCCTCTTGTAATAACAGTTGTTCCAGGTGCATCTGCTGAGAGGGTGGAAACACTTGTTACAGAAAAAATTGAGGAAGAGCTTAAAGAAGTCTCTGAGATAAAAGATGTTGAATCGACCTCACAGGCAGGTATATCCCTTGTGAGTATAGAGCTTAAAGATGAAGTTACAACAGAAGATAATGAAGAGATTTTCTCTAAAATAAGAGACAAGTTATCAGATGCAGTCGTAAATTTCCCAAAAGAAGCGAGGCTTCCTATCTTCGATGACAAGAGGGGCCCGATTGCTTTTACATTGATTTTAGGAATTACTTGGACCCACGATACTGATCCTAAACTCGGCGTGCTTAACCGTCTGGCTGAGGATTTAGCTGATAGGCTCAGAAACGTAAGCGGCACAGAGCTTGTGAGAATATATGGAGAGCCTACAGAAGAGATTACAGTTACTGTAGATCAGGATGAGCTTTCAAAGCTTGGTTTAAGTACTGTTGACGTCTCAAGCAAAATTGCCCAGGCTGATTCTAAAGTGCCGGCCGGTCTTCTTCGTTCTGAAAACACAGATCTATTTATGGAGGTCCAGGGGGAGCTTGATTCCCTCTCTAGAATTGGCGAAGTGCCGCTTATGACTAACGGCGCAAGCTCTGTTCTTAAAATTGGTGACGTCGCTCAAATCGACAGAAATTGGCAAGATCCCCCTTCGGAAATTGCACTGGCAGACGGCAATAGAACAGTATTTGTCGGAGTTAGGATGAGTGATGACATAAGGGTTGATAAATGGGCAAAAATCGCAAAAGCCCAGATTGATGATTTCACCTCTACCATAGGATCTGGGATTGAAATTGAAACAGTGTTTGATCAGAGCATTTATACAAACGAAAAGCTCTCTCAATTGGGCGGAAATTTGATTGCTGGAGCTCTGGTAATTATGGCTGTCATATTTTTTATTATGGGCTGGAGATCGTCTTTAATCATCGGCTCGGCTCTCCCACTGGTTGCGGCATCAGTTTTATTTATAATGATCTTAAGAGGCGGCGCACTTCATCAGATGTCGATATTCGGCATGATCATAGCACTTGGGTTACTGATTGATAATGCAATTATAGTGGTGGATGAAGTTAATAGCTATCTTCAAAACGGATACAAAGCTCTCGAGGCCGTCCGCCTCACAGTGAATCATCTATTTGCTCCACTTTTAGCTTCGACTCTTACTACAGTACTTGCTTTTATGCCCATACTTCTTCTTCCTGGGAATGCGGGGGATTTTGTCGGCTCTATTGGCGGTAGCGTAATTATGGCAATTATTGCTTCATATCTGATCTCGCTTACTATAATTGTTTCACTTGCGGGAATCTTCGCAAAAGCACCTGGAAAAAATCAAAAAAGACGCTGGTGGAAAAACGGCTATCAAAATGAGCATCTTAGCTCATCCGCTAAAAAATGGCTCTTAAAAGGTATGAAAAAGCCTGTTTTTGCTATTATGGTTGCTTTTATTCTTCCAGTTCTCGGATTTATTCTTTCAACACAGCTCGGAAATGAATTTTTTCCTCCAGTTGACCGTAATATGTTTGAAGTAAAAGTCTGGATGCCCCCCGAATCATCAATACTAAATACTAAAAAGCAGGCCCAAGAGATTGAAAAGGTAGTCAGAGAGTTTGAAGGGGTAGAGAATGTTAACTGGCTTATTGGCGGTAGTTTCCCTATGGTTTACTACAACTTAATTATGAATAAAGACGATACGCCTTTTTATGCACACAGCATTATAACGACTGATTCAAGTAATACGACAAAGAAACTGATACCTAAAATACAAAGAGAATTAGATTCAAGGTTCCCGGCAGCCCAAGTTGTAGTTAGGCAGTTCGGACAGGGCCCGCCGATTGAGGCTGATATTCAGATTAGACTCTATGGTCCGAATATTAAAATGCTTCAAGACCTGGGAGAAGAGTTAAGGTTAGAATTTCAAAGTCATCCAGATGTCCTACACACACAAATGAGCATGCCGAGAGGTAAGCCTAAACTCTGGGTGGAAGCTAATGAAGACGAAGCTAGCATTGCCGGATTTTCTCTCACCGATCTTGCGCTTCAATTAGAAGGGAATCAAGAGGGAATTACAGGCGGCTCAGTGTTAGAGAATCTAGAAGAGCTTCCTGTGCGCATAAGATATTCAAATGAAAGAAGAGGGGATTTTTCCTACACAGGTTCAACTAATTATGTTAGCCCTAGCGGTGAGATTGTTCCTCTTAACGCTATTGGAAAGCTTACTCTAAAGCCTGCTCTTGGCGGTATTACAAGGTTTGATGGCATACGAATGAACAAGGTCGAGGCTTATACGAAAAACGGGGCGCTTCCTATAGACGTCACATTTGAAGTTTTAGATAGAATCGAATCAGAGGGTTTCACGCTTCCCCCAGGCTATAGCTACGAGCTTGGTGGTGCGGTTGAGCAGGACAGCGAAGCTGTGGGCAATTTAGCTATTTATGCACCAATACTTGTAACAATGATGATAGCAATTCTAATACTTACTTTCAGAAGTGTAAGCCTTGCTCTTGTACTTCTGGTTGTGGCCCTAATGTCTATAGGGCTTGGTCAGCTATCAACCTGGATGATCGGCTTTCCTGTAAGTTTTAATACCATATTAGGAACACTAGGGCTGATAGGTATAGCAATTAACGACAGTATCGTGGTCCTGGCTGCAATAAGAGGAAATCCAGTGGCCCGGGCCGGGGATCCAGAGGCGGTTGTAGAAGTGGTGATGGGCTGTCTTCGCCATGTGATCTCGACCACGCTTACTACAATGGGCGGATTTTTACCGCTCCTAATATTTGTTGGCGGTGAGTTCTGGCCTTCATTGGCGATCGTACTAGTTGGCGGAATCGCAGGTGCCACTATACTAGCTGTTCTCTTTATTCCTGGAGCATATATTTTGCTTAATAGAAAAAAACAAGTCCTAGTACCGGAGGCCGCGTAA